The Xanthomonas sontii genomic sequence CAGGACTGCGTGCACGCGGCCAATCTGCACGCGCAGCACGCCCCGGCCCCGTGCATGGCGGTGCTGGGCATGGGCGGCGACGGCCACACCGCCTCGCTGTTCCCGGGCGCTACCGACCTGAACAAGGCCCTGGCCAACCCGCTGCCCTACGCCACGCTCGACGCCACCGGCTGCCCCGGCGCCAACACCTGGCCGCTGCGCATCACCCTGACCCCGGCCGGCCTGGCGCCGATCGGCCAGCGCATGCTGCTGTTGCGCGGCAAACAGAAGCTGGAGGTGCTGGAGCGCGCGCTGGCCGGCACCGACCCGCACGAGTACCCGATCCGCGTCGCCTTCGATACGCCGGGTGCGCGCCTGCGCGTGCATTGGTGCGAGTGAGGCCGGGATTGGGGATTGGGGATTAAGGATTCGCAACGGCTGCGCGCTGACGCTTTTCCGCTCTTCCGATTCCCCTTACCGCTTCCCGCTCTTCCGCTTCCCGCTCTTTCGATTCCCGATTCCCGTTTCCCGATTCCCCCCTTCATAGCCACGTCCGCCAATGAGCCTGCATCCGACCCTCCACGCGATCACCGAACGCATCCGCCAGCGCAGTGCGCCGTCGCGGCGCGCCTACCTGGCCGGCATCGACGCCGCGCTGCGCGACGGTCCGTTCCGCAGCCGCCTGAGCTGCGGCAACCTCGCCCACGGCTTCGCCGCCTGCGGCCCCACCGACAAGAGCCGGCTGGAAGGCGGGATCACTCCCAACCTCGGCATCATCACCGCCTACAACGACATGCTCTCGGCGCACCAGCCGTTCGAGCACTACCCGGAGATCATCCGCAGCACCGCGCGCGCCCTCGGCGCCACCGCGCAGGTGGCCGGCGGCGTGCCGGCGATGTGCGACGGCGTGACCCAGGGCCGGCCGGGCATGGAACTGTCGCTGTTCTCGCGCGACGTGATCGCCCAGGCCACCGCGATCGGCCTCAGCCACGACATGTTCGACACCAGCCTGTACCTGGGCGTGTGCGACAAGATCGTGCCGGGCCTGCTGATCGGCGCGCTGGCCTTCGGCCATCTGCCGGCGGTGTTCGTGCCGGCCGGGCCGATGACTCCAGGCATCCCCAACAAGCAGAAGGCCGAGGTGCGCGAGCGCTACGCCGCCGGCCAGGCCACCCGCGAGGAGCTGCTGGCCGCCGAATCGGCGTCTTACCACGCCCCCGGCACCTGCACCTTCTATGGCACCGCCAACTCCAATCAGGTGCTGCTGGAAGCGATGGGCGTGCAGTTGCCCGGCGCATCCTTCGTCAACCCCGGCACCCCGCTGCGCGAGGCGCTGACCCAGCAGGCGACCGAGCGCGCGCTGCGCATCACCGCCCTGGGCAGCGACTTCCGCCCGCTGGGCCGCTTGATCGACGAGCGCGCCATCGTCAACGCCGTGGTCGCGCTGATGGCCACCGGCGGCTCCACCAACCACACCATCCACTGGCTGGCGGTGGCGCGCGCGGCCGGCATCGTACTGACCTGGGACGACCTGGACGCGCTGTCGCAGCTGGTGCCGCTGCTGGCGCGGGTGTATCCGAACGGCGAGGCCGACGTGAACCACTTCGCCGCTGCCGGCGGCATCGGCTTCGTGTTCCGCGAGCTGATGGACGCCGGGCTGATGCACGACGACCTGGCCACCATCGTGCCGGGCGGCATGCGCGCCTACGGCGACGAGCCCTGCGTGCAGGACGGCAAGCTGGCCTATGTGCCGAGCCCGGCCAAGAGCGCCGACGAGGCCGTGGTACGCCCGGCGTCCAACCCGTTCGAGGCGCAGGGCGGCCTGCGCCTGCTGCGCGGCAACCTCGGCCGCTCGCTGATCAAGCTGTCGGCAGTGAAGCCGCAGTTCCGCACCATCGAAGCGCCGGCCGTGGTGATCGACGCGCCGCAGGCGCTGAACAAGCTGCACGCCGCCGGCGCGCTGCCGCACGACTTCGTGGTGGTGCTGCGCTACCAGGGCCCGCAGGCCAACGGCATGCCGGAACTGCATTCGCTGGCGCCGCTGCTGGGCCTGCTGCAGAACCAGGGCCGGCGCGTGGCGCTGGTCACCGACGGACGCCTGTCCGGCGCCTCTGGCAAGTTCCCCGCGGCCATCCACGTGACCCCGGAAGCGGCGCGCGGCGGCCCCCTGGCACGCGTGCGCGAAGGCGACATCGTGCGCCTGGACGGCGAGGCCGGCACCCTGGAAGTGCTGGTGGACGCCGCCGAGTGGGCGGCGCGGCCGCTGGCGCCGAACACCGCGCCGGCCGCGCACGACCTGGGCCGCAACCTGTTCGGGCTCAACCGCCGCATGGTCGGCCCGGCCGACCAGGGTGCGCTGTCGATCTCCTGCGGCCCGCCGGCCGCCGACGGTGACCTGTGGAACTACGACGCCGAGTACGACCTGGGCCGCGATGCCGAGGCCGCCGCCGCGCCGCACGAAGCCAAGGACGCCTGACCGGCGCCGCCGTTCGCCCTACCCCGCCCTGGCCGTGCGCGGCCGGGGCCTCGCCCCCTTCGCAACCGAGACGCCCATGACCATCGCCGAACACCAGACCAAGGCCGAACAGCTGCTGCGCGCGGCCGGCATCCTGCCCGTCGTCACCGTCCACACCCTGGAAGAAGCGCGCCGCGTGTCGGCTGCGCTGCTCGAAGGCGGCCTGCCGGCGATCGAACTGACCCTGCGCACGCCAGTGGCGATGGACGCGCTGGCGATGCTCAAGCGCGAACTGCCGGACATCGTGATCGGCGCCGGCACCGTGCTCAACGCCACCCAGCTGCAGCAGTCGATCGACGCTGGCGCCGACTTCATCGTCACCCCGGGCACCACCCCGACCCTGGCCGACGCCCTGGCGCAGGCGCCGCTGCCGGTGGTGCCGGGCGCGGCCACCCCGAGCGAACTGCTGGCGCTGATGGAGCGCGGCTTCCGCGTCTGCAAGCTGTTCCCCGCCTCCGCCGTCGGCGGCCTGGCGATGCTCAAGGGCCTGGCCGGCCCGCTGGCCGACCTCAAGCTGTGCCCCACCGGCGGTATCGGCGAGAGCACCGCCGCCGAATACCTGGCCCAGCCCAACGTGGTCTGCATCGGCGGCTCGTGGATGGTGCCCAAGGACTGGCTGGCCGACGGCGCCTGGGACAAGGTGCGCGAGAGCTCGGCGAAGGCGGCGGCGATCGTGGCGGCGGCGCGGTAGCGCCTAGCCGGGAATCGGGAGTGGGGAGTCGGGAATCGTTAAAGCCAGAACCTCGGCTCTCACAACTCGATACTCCAGAAAGAAAAAAAGCGCCGGCATGCCGGCGCTTTTCTTTTGCTGTTGCGATTCCCGATTCCCCACTCCCGATTCCCGGCCTCAACGGACCTCGATCTGCACATCCGCCGGCAACGCGTGGATGCGCAGTTCGCCGTGCTCCCACTGCGCCGCTTCGCCGTTGACCAGGGTGCGGCCCGGTTCGCCCGGGTACGGCCACGGCAGCACCAGACCGCCGCTGGGCATGCGCAGGCCCTCGGGGATGTTCAGCAGCAGCCGGTTCTTCTGCCGGCGCAACTGGTAGCTCAGCGGGCCCTGCGGGGTGCGCAACTGCTCGATCGCCACGCCCTTGCCGTCGAGCCAGTCGGCGGGGATGCCGGCGGCCAGCACCAGGCTGTCGTCGACGTCGCGGGCGTAGGCGAACATGTCCAGCACCGAGCGCACGAAGTCCGAGGCGACCCAGGCATGCGGCAGGTCGCCGAGGAAGAACGGCTTGCGCGGCGTGCGCGAGACCACTTCGGCCCACTGGTTCCATGGCTGCGGCGTGCGGTCCTTGAAGAAGAACTGCGTCGCCTCCCAGGCGCGCTCGCGCCAGCCCAGGCGCACGAACGCGGACACGTTGCGCCACTCGTAGGGGGTGTAGTCCTTCCACTGGCGGGTGCCGTCGCGGCGGCCGACGAATTCGCTCCAGTAGCGCTCGAAGGTGTTGTCGAGCAGCGCCTGCGGCAGCCGGCCCTGCTCGCCGCCCGGCGCCAGCGCGATGGTGGTCGAGGTCGGATCGAAATCGCCCAGCTCCGCCGAGCCCGGCAGGAAGTCGATGTGGTGCTGCTGGGTGGCCGCGTCCAGCGAGGCGTACAGGTCCTGGCGGAACTGATCGCGCGAGGCAGCGAAGTGCGCGGCATCGTCGATGCGGCCCAGTTCGGCGGCGATGCTCACCGCGTCCTTGTAGCCGCGCAGCGCCCAGAAGTTGTCCCAGTACGAGTGCATCGGCTTGGCCGAATAGCCCTCGTGGCTGATCGACACCGGCATCATCCCGTAGAAGGCCGCGTTGCGCGCGCGGTTCTCGTCGGTGCGCTCGCTCAGCCGCAGCTGCTCCATGTAGGTATAGGCGCCGAGCACGTGCGGCCACATCTGCTCCAGGAAGGCGCGGTCGCCGCTGTAGCGGTAGTAGTCGGCGACGCTGTAGATCAGTTCGCCGTGGCTGTCGTTCTCCGGCACCGGGTCGCTGCCGCGGTCGTCCACGCAGCACGGCACCATGCCGTTGGCGAACTGGTACGGCGCATACCACTCCACGTACTCGCGCACCACGTCGGCGCGGCCCAGGCGCAACAGGCCTTCGGAGATCATCGCGCCGTCGCGGATCCAGCTGCGCGAGTACGAGCGCGTGCCCGGCTGCAGGCGCGGGCCGATCCGCGAGATCAGCATGTGCGCCAGCGCGGTGCGCAACGTGTCGGTCACCGCCTTGCCCTGCGCCGGCACGTGCAACTGCACGCGGTCCAGCTTCTCGTGCCACTGCGCGGCGACCTGCTGCTGCGCGCGCGCCGCGTCGAAGCCCGCCGGCACGCCGGCGCTACCGGTCTGCGGGATCACCAGCGCGACCTCGCGCACCTCGCCCGGGGCCAGGCGCCCGCGATACAGCAGCGCGCCGGAGGCCAGCCCATCGGGATCCTGCGCCTGCTGCGGCAGGCCGCTGGCGTCGGTACTCAGCCGTTCGACGTCCATGCCGGCGTCGAACGCGCTGGCGTAGGCGGCATCGGGCTTCTGCACCGCGAACACCCGCGGCTGGCCGTTGACCTGCACCTGCGTCCCGGCGAAGGCCAGCGAGCGGATCGGGCTGACCCCGCCGACGGTGTTGAGGAACTGGCTGGGCGGATTGACCTGGAACGGACGCACCGCCAGCGCCAGGGTGTAATCGTGCGGCTGCTTGCCCGGGTTGCTGAGCCGGTAGCGCGCCACCAGTTGCGCCTGCTCCGGCTCGCCCTGCACGAAGGCGGTCACGCGCAGCGCGGCGTTGTCGTGGGTCCAGTCCACGCTGGGAATCGGCAGGTAGTCGTCCTGCAGGCTCTGCGCGGTCTTGACGTCGGCCCAACTCAGGCGCTTGCCGTCCAGCAGCAGGAACGGCTCGATGCTGAAGCCGCCCTTGCCCACCTCGATCGCGCCATCCTCGCCGACCAGGCCCTGCTCGCGGCCGCCATCCAGGCCGACGATGGTCCAGTACGGCTGCTCGCCGCTGAAGCCGCGCGGGAACCAGCCGCGGGTCGATTGCGCCGCCACCGACTTGATGAAGTCGTTCTGGGTCGCGGCGAAGGCCAGCGGCTGCAGCGTGATGTCGGCGATGCCGTAACGGAAGCTGGGGCCGTCCTGCAGGTCGAAGCGCACGTAGCGCGCCTCGGTTTCCGGCAGCGCCAGCCAGTCGGTGCCGCCGTTGCCGGCGGTCACGCTGCGCAACTCGCGCCAGCTGCGCCCGTCGGCCGAGCCCTGCACGGTGTAGCGCGAGGCATAGACGCCCGGCGCCCACTGCACCTTGGCGCCGCCGAACTCGCGCACCTTGCCCAGGTCCAGCATCACCGTCTGGGTCTTGGCGTTGCCGCTGTACCAGACGGTGTCCGGCTTGCCGTCGGCGATGCGCTGCTCCAGCGCCGGCGCGGTATCGGTGTTGACCTTGACCGTCAGCGGCGAGGTGTCCTGCGGCGGCAACGGGGTCAGGGTCAGCTGATCGAAGCACACCGTGCCGGCGCCGCCGACCTGGTTGTAGATGGTGAACTCGATCTGTGCGCTGCGGGTCAGCTCCTTCTCTGGGCTCGGCCCCCAGGCCTTGTCGATCTGCCGCTTCTTGTAGGTGACCGTGCTCCACTGCGTGGGGAAGTCGTAGCGCGGCCGGTTGACCCACCACACGTTGTCGCCGCTGGCGTCGACCAGCTTGAACTGCAGGTCGTTGCTCGGCGACTCGCCGCGCAGCTGGAACGCGAACTGGTAGTTGTCCGGGTAGTCGATCGGCACGCTGCGGCGGATCCCGGCATAGCCGGACACGCCGTTGAAGTCGTAGTCCAGGCACAGCGCCTTGGCGCGGCCGCCGCTGGGCGCCTGCACCAGCCGGGTCGAGGCGGTGACCTGGTTGGAGACGACGATCTGCCACTTGTCCAGATCGTTGAAGCTGTCCAGCGTCACCGTGGAGGTCGGCGGCGCGGCGACGGCATGGGCGGCCGCCAGTCCCAGCATCGCCAGCATCGCGCGTGCGCACGTCATCGCCATCCCGTCCCTCATCGCCTTCCCCGTCGCTGTCGTTTCGTTGCGTGTCTGCTTGTGTGTGTCTGTGCATGCCCGCGGGCATCGCACCCGTCGGCGCCCCACGGCATCGCGTTGCATGCTGTCGCGGCTGAAGCCGCTCCTACACTTCAGGTCTGGCCATCCATGGCCGGGCGTTCGGCGCAACGCGCGCCAGTGGCGCTCGATGTTCCGCTTCACCGCTGCCA encodes the following:
- the pgl gene encoding 6-phosphogluconolactonase, whose product is MSPTLSDRITLIRYDDPDEWIDAAAAEIGTALREEIQRRGGARLLLSGGTTPAPVYQALAELPLDWSKLEVGLVDERWLSPQDSDSNAYLVRHSLLDRAEEARFEPLVRVGKPLQDCVHAANLHAQHAPAPCMAVLGMGGDGHTASLFPGATDLNKALANPLPYATLDATGCPGANTWPLRITLTPAGLAPIGQRMLLLRGKQKLEVLERALAGTDPHEYPIRVAFDTPGARLRVHWCE
- the edd gene encoding phosphogluconate dehydratase, whose amino-acid sequence is MSLHPTLHAITERIRQRSAPSRRAYLAGIDAALRDGPFRSRLSCGNLAHGFAACGPTDKSRLEGGITPNLGIITAYNDMLSAHQPFEHYPEIIRSTARALGATAQVAGGVPAMCDGVTQGRPGMELSLFSRDVIAQATAIGLSHDMFDTSLYLGVCDKIVPGLLIGALAFGHLPAVFVPAGPMTPGIPNKQKAEVRERYAAGQATREELLAAESASYHAPGTCTFYGTANSNQVLLEAMGVQLPGASFVNPGTPLREALTQQATERALRITALGSDFRPLGRLIDERAIVNAVVALMATGGSTNHTIHWLAVARAAGIVLTWDDLDALSQLVPLLARVYPNGEADVNHFAAAGGIGFVFRELMDAGLMHDDLATIVPGGMRAYGDEPCVQDGKLAYVPSPAKSADEAVVRPASNPFEAQGGLRLLRGNLGRSLIKLSAVKPQFRTIEAPAVVIDAPQALNKLHAAGALPHDFVVVLRYQGPQANGMPELHSLAPLLGLLQNQGRRVALVTDGRLSGASGKFPAAIHVTPEAARGGPLARVREGDIVRLDGEAGTLEVLVDAAEWAARPLAPNTAPAAHDLGRNLFGLNRRMVGPADQGALSISCGPPAADGDLWNYDAEYDLGRDAEAAAAPHEAKDA
- a CDS encoding bifunctional 4-hydroxy-2-oxoglutarate aldolase/2-dehydro-3-deoxy-phosphogluconate aldolase, which codes for MTIAEHQTKAEQLLRAAGILPVVTVHTLEEARRVSAALLEGGLPAIELTLRTPVAMDALAMLKRELPDIVIGAGTVLNATQLQQSIDAGADFIVTPGTTPTLADALAQAPLPVVPGAATPSELLALMERGFRVCKLFPASAVGGLAMLKGLAGPLADLKLCPTGGIGESTAAEYLAQPNVVCIGGSWMVPKDWLADGAWDKVRESSAKAAAIVAAAR
- a CDS encoding discoidin domain-containing protein produces the protein MLGLAAAHAVAAPPTSTVTLDSFNDLDKWQIVVSNQVTASTRLVQAPSGGRAKALCLDYDFNGVSGYAGIRRSVPIDYPDNYQFAFQLRGESPSNDLQFKLVDASGDNVWWVNRPRYDFPTQWSTVTYKKRQIDKAWGPSPEKELTRSAQIEFTIYNQVGGAGTVCFDQLTLTPLPPQDTSPLTVKVNTDTAPALEQRIADGKPDTVWYSGNAKTQTVMLDLGKVREFGGAKVQWAPGVYASRYTVQGSADGRSWRELRSVTAGNGGTDWLALPETEARYVRFDLQDGPSFRYGIADITLQPLAFAATQNDFIKSVAAQSTRGWFPRGFSGEQPYWTIVGLDGGREQGLVGEDGAIEVGKGGFSIEPFLLLDGKRLSWADVKTAQSLQDDYLPIPSVDWTHDNAALRVTAFVQGEPEQAQLVARYRLSNPGKQPHDYTLALAVRPFQVNPPSQFLNTVGGVSPIRSLAFAGTQVQVNGQPRVFAVQKPDAAYASAFDAGMDVERLSTDASGLPQQAQDPDGLASGALLYRGRLAPGEVREVALVIPQTGSAGVPAGFDAARAQQQVAAQWHEKLDRVQLHVPAQGKAVTDTLRTALAHMLISRIGPRLQPGTRSYSRSWIRDGAMISEGLLRLGRADVVREYVEWYAPYQFANGMVPCCVDDRGSDPVPENDSHGELIYSVADYYRYSGDRAFLEQMWPHVLGAYTYMEQLRLSERTDENRARNAAFYGMMPVSISHEGYSAKPMHSYWDNFWALRGYKDAVSIAAELGRIDDAAHFAASRDQFRQDLYASLDAATQQHHIDFLPGSAELGDFDPTSTTIALAPGGEQGRLPQALLDNTFERYWSEFVGRRDGTRQWKDYTPYEWRNVSAFVRLGWRERAWEATQFFFKDRTPQPWNQWAEVVSRTPRKPFFLGDLPHAWVASDFVRSVLDMFAYARDVDDSLVLAAGIPADWLDGKGVAIEQLRTPQGPLSYQLRRQKNRLLLNIPEGLRMPSGGLVLPWPYPGEPGRTLVNGEAAQWEHGELRIHALPADVQIEVR